In one Novosphingopyxis iocasae genomic region, the following are encoded:
- the gcvPA gene encoding aminomethyl-transferring glycine dehydrogenase subunit GcvPA yields the protein MRYLPQTDHDREAMLARIGASSIDDLFVDVPEEARLDGPIQDLPMHASEMAVERHMSRLAAQNLAAGSGPFFLGAGAYRHHVPASVDHLIQRGELLTAYTPYQPEIAQGTLQVLFEFQTQVARLFGMDVANASMYDGSTACWEAITMARRVTKRATALVSSGVHPHYVSVAKTMARFTKDKIVYRAPELQARTDWAQLADQVDGDTNCVVVQYPDILGRIEDMRALAKTCAEHKALLIAVVTEPVAMGAVVSPGEMGADIVVGEGQSIGVGLQFGGPYVGLFACKQKYVRQMPGRLCGETVDADGKRGFVLTLSTREQHIRREKATSNICTNSGLCALAFSIHMTLLGEKGIRQIAAINHEKAVICANRLSKIPGVRVVNDLFFNEFAIELPKDSREIVRDLADQGVLAGVSLSRLYADEPGLSKGLLVAVTEMVDEEDIEALAKALEGALA from the coding sequence ATGCGCTATCTTCCGCAAACCGATCATGACCGCGAAGCCATGCTGGCCCGTATCGGCGCCAGCTCGATCGACGACTTGTTCGTTGACGTGCCCGAGGAGGCACGGCTCGACGGGCCGATCCAGGACCTGCCGATGCACGCCAGCGAAATGGCGGTGGAACGGCATATGTCACGGCTGGCGGCGCAGAACCTGGCGGCGGGCAGCGGCCCGTTCTTTCTGGGCGCAGGTGCCTATCGCCATCATGTTCCGGCCAGCGTCGATCATCTGATCCAGCGCGGCGAGTTACTGACGGCCTATACGCCCTATCAGCCCGAAATCGCGCAGGGCACGTTGCAGGTCCTGTTCGAATTTCAGACGCAGGTTGCTCGCCTGTTCGGCATGGATGTGGCCAACGCGTCGATGTACGACGGCTCGACCGCCTGCTGGGAAGCGATCACCATGGCGCGGCGCGTCACCAAGCGCGCCACTGCGCTGGTGAGCAGCGGCGTCCATCCGCATTATGTCTCGGTCGCCAAGACCATGGCGCGCTTTACCAAGGACAAGATCGTCTACCGTGCGCCGGAACTGCAAGCCCGAACCGACTGGGCCCAGTTGGCCGATCAGGTGGACGGCGACACCAATTGCGTGGTCGTGCAATATCCCGACATCCTCGGCCGGATCGAGGATATGCGTGCGCTCGCCAAGACCTGCGCGGAACACAAGGCGCTGCTGATCGCGGTCGTGACCGAGCCGGTCGCGATGGGCGCGGTCGTATCGCCCGGTGAAATGGGCGCCGACATCGTCGTCGGTGAGGGGCAGTCGATCGGCGTCGGCCTGCAATTCGGCGGTCCCTATGTCGGCCTGTTCGCCTGTAAGCAGAAATATGTGCGCCAGATGCCTGGACGCCTGTGCGGCGAGACGGTGGACGCTGACGGCAAGCGCGGCTTCGTGCTGACGCTGTCGACGCGCGAACAGCATATCCGCCGCGAGAAGGCGACGAGCAATATTTGCACGAATTCAGGGCTTTGCGCGCTGGCCTTCTCAATCCACATGACGTTACTGGGTGAAAAAGGCATCCGCCAGATCGCTGCGATCAATCATGAAAAGGCGGTGATCTGCGCCAACCGGCTTTCCAAGATCCCCGGCGTCCGTGTGGTCAACGATCTGTTTTTCAACGAGTTCGCTATCGAACTTCCCAAAGACTCGCGCGAAATCGTGCGCGATCTGGCAGATCAGGGCGTGCTGGCGGGCGTATCGCTGAGCCGCCTTTATGCGGATGAGCCGGGCCTCTCCAAAGGTCTGCTCGTCGCGGTCACCGAGATGGTGGACGAAGAGGATATCGAGGCGCTGGCCAAGGCGCTGGAAGGAGCACTGGCATGA
- the gcvPB gene encoding aminomethyl-transferring glycine dehydrogenase subunit GcvPB — MSMNKQGRQTQPRDSAASDPHPTATGNRALMLEEPLIFEIGDSERTGVDWPADCWGESRLGDLARKEPFDLPGLSEPETIRHYTRLSRQNYGIDLGLFPLGSCTMKHNPRLNEKVARLPGFADIHPLQPVASVQGALGVIHELADWLKKLTGMPAVAMSPKAGAHGELCGILAIRAALEKRGDAREVILVPESAHGTNPATAAFAGYAVEDIPATEDGRVDFDALVERLGPDVAGVMITNPNTCGLFERDMKRISDAVHEAGGFVYCDGANFNAIVGRVRPGDLGIDAMHINLHKTFSTPHGGGGPGSGPVVFSEALAPFAPLPFVEQAKDGSFRLVEEETAEDHHADSFGRMTAFHGQMGMFTRALAYIMSHGADGLRQVSEDAVLNANYVLRSMEDMLEAPFAKSGPCMHEALFSDKGVAEGFSTVDIAKALIDEGFHPMTMYFPLVVHGAMLIEPTETESKAGLDEFLHALRSVVERAKAGDESLHGAPYHAPRRRLDETMAARKPVLTYEKPEGAIAAE; from the coding sequence ATGAGCATGAACAAGCAGGGCCGCCAGACGCAGCCGCGTGATAGCGCCGCCTCCGATCCGCATCCCACCGCCACCGGCAACCGTGCGTTGATGCTGGAAGAGCCGCTGATCTTCGAGATCGGCGACAGCGAGCGGACCGGCGTCGATTGGCCCGCCGATTGCTGGGGCGAATCGCGCCTCGGCGATCTGGCGCGCAAGGAGCCGTTCGATCTGCCCGGCCTCTCCGAGCCGGAGACGATCCGCCATTACACCCGGCTCAGCCGTCAGAATTACGGCATCGATCTGGGCCTGTTCCCGCTCGGCAGCTGCACGATGAAGCACAATCCGCGGCTGAACGAAAAGGTCGCCCGGCTGCCCGGTTTCGCGGATATCCATCCGCTGCAGCCGGTGGCCAGCGTGCAGGGCGCGCTCGGCGTTATTCACGAGCTTGCCGACTGGCTGAAGAAGCTGACCGGCATGCCCGCCGTCGCGATGAGCCCCAAAGCGGGCGCGCATGGCGAGCTGTGCGGCATTCTTGCGATCCGTGCAGCGCTCGAAAAGCGAGGCGATGCGCGCGAAGTGATCCTGGTGCCGGAGAGCGCGCACGGCACCAATCCCGCCACCGCCGCCTTCGCCGGCTATGCGGTGGAGGATATTCCGGCGACCGAGGACGGCCGCGTCGATTTCGATGCGCTAGTCGAAAGGCTCGGTCCGGATGTCGCGGGCGTCATGATTACCAACCCCAATACCTGCGGGCTGTTCGAGCGCGACATGAAGCGCATTTCGGATGCGGTCCACGAGGCCGGCGGTTTCGTCTATTGCGACGGCGCCAACTTCAACGCCATCGTCGGGCGCGTGCGTCCGGGCGATCTCGGCATCGACGCGATGCACATCAATCTGCACAAAACCTTCTCCACCCCCCATGGCGGCGGCGGCCCCGGTTCGGGCCCCGTGGTATTCTCCGAAGCGCTGGCGCCGTTCGCGCCGTTGCCCTTCGTCGAGCAGGCCAAGGACGGCAGCTTCCGCCTGGTCGAGGAAGAAACCGCCGAGGATCATCACGCCGATAGCTTCGGCCGGATGACGGCATTCCACGGCCAGATGGGCATGTTCACCCGCGCGCTTGCGTACATCATGAGCCACGGTGCGGATGGCCTGCGCCAGGTTTCCGAGGATGCGGTATTGAACGCCAACTATGTTCTGCGTTCGATGGAAGACATGCTCGAAGCGCCGTTCGCGAAGAGCGGCCCGTGCATGCACGAGGCCCTGTTCAGCGACAAGGGCGTGGCCGAGGGCTTCTCCACCGTCGACATCGCCAAGGCGCTGATCGACGAGGGTTTCCACCCGATGACCATGTATTTCCCGCTGGTGGTCCACGGCGCGATGCTGATCGAGCCGACCGAGACCGAGAGCAAGGCCGGGCTGGACGAGTTCCTCCATGCGCTCCGTTCGGTGGTGGAGCGGGCGAAGGCGGGCGACGAAAGCCTGCACGGCGCGCCCTATCACGCGCCGCGCCGCCGCCTCGACGAAACCATGGCGGCGCGCAAGCCCGTGCTGACCTATGAGAAGCCGGAAGGGGCAATCGCGGCGGAATGA
- a CDS encoding ABA4-like family protein, translating into MSWETLFSLANILALGGWALLIFAPRAALTFSAITYLGVGLLCLIYVVGLGGLLSGLIDPGGPNVPLTDYSVAGLQAAMFKNPGGTVIGWTHYLAFDLFIGMWIARDADAKGFGRIWQAPILLLTFLAGPLGLLIWLALREPAARRAQPRRKK; encoded by the coding sequence ATGAGCTGGGAGACGCTCTTCTCGCTCGCCAATATCCTCGCTCTGGGCGGCTGGGCGCTCCTCATTTTCGCGCCGCGCGCAGCGCTGACCTTTTCGGCGATCACCTATCTGGGCGTCGGTCTGCTCTGCCTGATCTACGTCGTCGGTCTGGGCGGCCTTTTGAGCGGTCTGATCGATCCGGGCGGTCCAAATGTGCCGCTGACCGACTATAGCGTCGCGGGGCTACAGGCGGCGATGTTCAAGAACCCGGGCGGCACGGTGATCGGTTGGACGCATTATCTCGCGTTCGATCTGTTCATCGGCATGTGGATTGCGCGCGACGCCGATGCGAAGGGCTTCGGCCGGATCTGGCAGGCGCCGATTCTGCTGCTCACCTTTCTGGCCGGCCCGCTGGGGCTGCTGATCTGGCTGGCGCTGCGTGAACCGGCCGCGCGCAGGGCCCAGCCGAGGCGCAAGAAATGA
- a CDS encoding DMT family transporter, with translation MNAPPPPTDQQPEQRAIAGAALRLVSMAAISAMLALVKLAQTRGVSIFESVFYRQLFAVPAILLLLARSGRWESLRTARPLGHGVRMLLGIAAMSLNFWTMTLLPLAEATTIFFAVPILTTVLAALVLKEPTGRHRWSAVVVGFIGVLIVVQPGGGALPVLGVAAGVFGALMTAAVTIQIRQLGRTEPTLTIVFWFSLTSLLPLGIAMLFIGTVHDPLTWAIIAGIGLLGAIGQLCLTGALRMAPVAIVLPMDYTGLIWSALYGYWLFAEIPATATWFGAPLIIASGIYIVWREHRLARRAAAIRPPVR, from the coding sequence GTGAACGCGCCCCCACCCCCCACCGACCAGCAGCCCGAACAGCGCGCGATCGCCGGGGCGGCGCTGCGCTTAGTCTCGATGGCCGCGATTTCTGCCATGCTGGCGCTGGTGAAGCTGGCCCAGACGCGCGGCGTGAGTATTTTCGAGAGCGTGTTCTATCGGCAGCTGTTTGCGGTGCCGGCGATCCTTCTTCTGCTGGCACGTAGCGGCCGCTGGGAAAGTCTACGCACCGCCCGCCCGCTCGGCCATGGCGTCCGCATGCTGCTCGGTATCGCCGCCATGAGCCTGAATTTCTGGACCATGACGCTGCTGCCGCTGGCCGAGGCGACGACGATCTTCTTCGCCGTGCCGATCCTTACCACCGTTCTCGCCGCGCTGGTGCTCAAAGAGCCGACCGGCCGCCACCGCTGGAGCGCGGTGGTCGTCGGGTTCATCGGCGTGTTAATCGTGGTGCAGCCCGGCGGCGGCGCGTTGCCCGTGCTGGGGGTGGCAGCCGGCGTTTTCGGCGCGCTGATGACGGCGGCGGTGACGATCCAGATCCGACAGCTCGGCCGGACGGAGCCGACGCTGACCATCGTGTTCTGGTTCAGCCTGACATCGCTTCTCCCGCTGGGCATCGCCATGCTGTTCATCGGGACGGTTCACGATCCGCTGACCTGGGCGATCATTGCCGGGATCGGCCTGCTCGGCGCGATCGGGCAACTTTGCCTGACCGGTGCGCTGCGAATGGCGCCCGTCGCGATCGTGCTGCCGATGGATTATACCGGCCTCATCTGGTCCGCGCTCTACGGCTATTGGCTGTTTGCCGAAATTCCCGCCACGGCCACCTGGTTCGGTGCGCCGCTGATTATCGCGAGCGGGATTTATATCGTCTGGCGCGAACACCGGCTCGCCCGCCGCGCCGCCGCAATTCGCCCGCCGGTGCGCTGA
- a CDS encoding CpaF family protein, whose translation MSAFGKRNGPSGGRPSFGVARPMSGGAPHPRGTDAPPPPPPAPPVGGEQFPPLDSLDIGTSPPTASMDAMNRLTERATSVSETGKQGEGFEASVHRIKEQVLPRLLERVDPEAASTLNKEELTEEFRPIILEVLAELKLTLNRREQFALEKVLVDELLGFGPLEELLSDPDVSDIMVNGPFQTYIEKKGKLTLAPTQFRDEEHLFQIAQRIVNQVGRRVDQTTPLADARLKDGSRVNVIVPPLSLRGTAISIRKFSEKPITLDMLKGYGSMNEKMCTALKIAGASRMNVVISGGTGSGKTTMLNALSKMIDPGERVLTIEDAAELRLQQPHWLPLETRPPNLEGDGAITIGDLVKNALRMRPDRIILGEIRGSECFDLLAAMNTGHDGSMCTLHANSPRECLARMENMILMGDIKIPKEAISRQIAESVDLIVQVKRLRDGSRRTTQITEVIGMEGDVIVTQDLFKFNYLDEDAEGMIVGEYASSGLRPYTLDKAKQFGFDQPYLEACL comes from the coding sequence ATGAGCGCTTTCGGCAAACGCAACGGCCCCTCCGGCGGGCGACCCAGCTTCGGCGTAGCAAGGCCGATGAGCGGCGGCGCACCGCACCCGCGCGGGACTGATGCCCCGCCGCCCCCGCCGCCTGCGCCCCCTGTAGGTGGGGAACAGTTTCCGCCGCTCGATTCGCTGGATATCGGCACCTCGCCGCCTACCGCATCGATGGATGCCATGAACCGGCTCACCGAGCGGGCCACCTCGGTTTCCGAAACCGGCAAACAGGGCGAAGGCTTCGAAGCGTCCGTTCACCGCATCAAGGAACAGGTGCTGCCGCGCCTTCTTGAACGCGTCGATCCGGAAGCCGCCTCTACGCTCAACAAGGAAGAACTGACGGAGGAATTCCGGCCGATCATCCTGGAAGTGCTGGCCGAACTCAAGCTTACCCTCAACCGGCGCGAACAGTTCGCGCTGGAAAAAGTGCTGGTCGATGAGCTTCTGGGCTTCGGTCCGCTGGAAGAGCTTCTGTCCGATCCGGATGTCTCGGACATCATGGTGAACGGCCCGTTCCAGACCTACATCGAAAAGAAGGGCAAGCTTACCCTCGCCCCCACGCAGTTCCGCGATGAGGAGCATCTGTTCCAGATCGCACAGCGCATCGTGAACCAGGTCGGCCGCCGCGTTGACCAGACCACGCCGCTGGCCGACGCGCGCCTTAAGGACGGCAGCCGTGTCAACGTCATCGTGCCGCCGCTCAGCCTTCGTGGCACCGCCATCTCAATTCGTAAATTCTCCGAAAAGCCGATCACGCTCGATATGCTGAAGGGCTACGGGTCGATGAACGAGAAGATGTGCACCGCGCTCAAGATCGCGGGCGCCAGCCGCATGAACGTGGTGATTTCCGGCGGTACCGGCTCCGGTAAGACGACGATGCTGAACGCCCTGTCCAAGATGATCGATCCGGGCGAGCGCGTATTGACGATCGAGGACGCAGCCGAACTTCGCCTGCAGCAGCCGCATTGGCTGCCGCTGGAAACCCGTCCGCCGAATCTGGAGGGCGACGGCGCGATCACCATTGGCGATCTCGTCAAGAACGCACTGCGTATGCGCCCCGATCGCATCATTCTGGGCGAAATTCGCGGCAGCGAGTGCTTCGATCTGCTCGCCGCCATGAACACGGGCCATGACGGCTCCATGTGTACGCTCCACGCCAACTCCCCGCGCGAATGCCTGGCGCGTATGGAGAACATGATCCTGATGGGCGACATCAAGATTCCGAAAGAGGCGATCAGCCGCCAGATCGCCGAATCGGTCGATTTGATCGTGCAGGTGAAGCGCCTTCGCGACGGCAGCCGCCGCACCACGCAGATCACCGAGGTGATCGGCATGGAAGGCGACGTCATCGTCACGCAGGATCTGTTTAAGTTCAACTATCTGGACGAGGATGCCGAAGGCATGATCGTGGGCGAATATGCCAGTTCGGGCCTTCGCCCCTATACGCTGGACAAGGCCAAGCAGTTCGGGTTCGACCAGCCCTATCTGGAAGCCTGCCTCTAG
- a CDS encoding DMT family transporter: MTSGSSGNRDDARAGMLFALVGFASLSIGDGIIKSIAGEWPGTAVAALRYSFGAIGLATILFLKEGRAGFRLPMWKAQVARGFFVAMATVCFFSAIFLMPLAEATAIQFTSPMLTGLLSALLLKERASKRIWIATVVAFAGVLVVLRPNIALLGWAALLPLGSALGMAFLMIFNRKVSNSGSGLLMQVLVAGFAAPFLILAATIGHFSGFAPLQVGWPETSVIARCAFVAVTASTAHWIVYTATTKASAATIAPMVYVQLIMALGIGMIFYGDFPDAVSIAGSALIVAAGLWLWRQRQIKPRREVPPMEGTPD; this comes from the coding sequence ATGACATCAGGATCATCCGGAAACCGCGACGATGCGCGCGCAGGCATGCTGTTCGCGCTCGTCGGATTCGCGAGTCTTTCGATCGGCGACGGGATAATCAAGTCGATCGCCGGCGAATGGCCGGGGACGGCAGTGGCCGCGCTGCGTTACAGCTTCGGTGCGATCGGTCTCGCGACAATTCTTTTCTTGAAGGAAGGGCGCGCAGGATTTCGACTGCCAATGTGGAAGGCGCAGGTCGCGCGCGGCTTCTTCGTCGCGATGGCAACGGTCTGCTTCTTCTCCGCCATCTTCCTCATGCCGCTGGCCGAAGCGACAGCAATTCAGTTCACCAGCCCCATGCTGACGGGCCTGCTTTCCGCCCTGTTGCTGAAGGAACGGGCTTCGAAACGGATCTGGATTGCCACTGTGGTGGCCTTTGCCGGCGTGCTGGTGGTGCTACGCCCCAATATCGCGCTGCTTGGCTGGGCGGCGCTGCTACCGCTCGGATCGGCCTTGGGCATGGCCTTCCTGATGATTTTTAACCGGAAGGTTTCAAACAGCGGTTCGGGTTTGTTGATGCAAGTGCTGGTGGCGGGGTTTGCCGCACCGTTCCTGATCCTGGCGGCCACCATCGGCCATTTCAGCGGCTTCGCGCCGCTGCAGGTCGGCTGGCCCGAAACGAGCGTGATCGCGCGCTGCGCCTTTGTCGCCGTGACGGCCAGCACCGCTCACTGGATCGTCTATACTGCGACCACCAAGGCTTCTGCGGCGACAATCGCGCCGATGGTGTATGTGCAGCTCATCATGGCGCTGGGCATCGGGATGATCTTCTACGGCGATTTTCCCGATGCGGTTTCGATCGCGGGATCGGCGCTTATCGTGGCGGCCGGCCTGTGGCTCTGGCGCCAACGCCAGATCAAGCCGCGCCGCGAAGTCCCGCCGATGGAAGGGACGCCGGATTAG
- a CDS encoding ArnT family glycosyltransferase — MLTATGYREPRPLAATDWHELRLFGVLTLFVLLLRFPYIGFPDIFIDEEFYLVVGDRLLSGQIPYVDVWDRKPIGLFLLFAGMRLLGGDAVVAYQLVAALFAIATSWFILLISRRYVGHAAALAGAIVYVAWLATLGGSGGQSPVFYNALTAAAGWMTIRSSEEHHFGRSSRWAFGAMIVCGLTLQIKYTAVIEGVFFGLAIIWTIYRKGTSQVRITRLAVIMIALALAPTAAALIFYAAIGHLDAFVYANFFSVFDRLPQPGYEISNNLRLLSLVLLPVMICLPAAVAIFTRHPDKKMMRGFLAGWLVAAVLGFALIGNYFDHYALPVLVPACLILAMLFDQPKYGAIAFLVLIVWALLIANLRNVPKAESRELVSAMTREIKPYTDRGATLYIDDAPMILYLETGAHAPWRTLFPFHLTDATEIDAVGVDTHAEMRKVIASSPGIILTSSAAFTPVVDEINRQALDDLIDRNYVVTASFGRPNRRYAVNVRRDLIDAQR; from the coding sequence ATGCTGACCGCGACCGGTTATCGGGAGCCGCGCCCGCTGGCAGCGACTGACTGGCATGAGCTGCGCCTATTTGGCGTGCTCACATTGTTCGTGCTTTTGCTGCGCTTTCCGTACATCGGCTTTCCCGATATATTCATCGACGAGGAGTTCTATCTCGTCGTTGGTGATCGACTTCTTAGTGGACAGATTCCCTACGTCGATGTTTGGGATCGCAAACCCATCGGCCTCTTCCTGCTATTCGCCGGTATGCGCCTTCTAGGCGGCGATGCGGTTGTGGCCTATCAGTTAGTCGCCGCGCTTTTCGCAATCGCCACCAGCTGGTTCATCCTGTTGATCTCGCGACGTTATGTCGGTCACGCCGCTGCGCTGGCTGGCGCAATCGTCTATGTTGCGTGGCTAGCAACACTCGGTGGCTCTGGTGGTCAGTCACCTGTTTTCTACAACGCGCTAACAGCCGCTGCAGGTTGGATGACAATACGCTCGTCGGAAGAGCATCACTTCGGGCGCAGTTCTCGCTGGGCCTTTGGCGCAATGATTGTCTGCGGCCTCACCCTTCAAATCAAATACACCGCAGTCATCGAAGGAGTATTTTTCGGCCTCGCGATAATTTGGACCATATACCGGAAAGGTACGTCACAGGTGCGGATTACCAGGCTGGCCGTCATCATGATTGCACTCGCGCTAGCGCCTACTGCCGCAGCACTTATCTTTTACGCAGCAATCGGACATCTCGACGCTTTCGTGTACGCAAACTTCTTTTCGGTGTTCGACCGCCTGCCGCAGCCGGGTTATGAGATCTCCAACAATCTTCGACTGCTTTCGTTAGTTCTGCTACCTGTGATGATCTGTCTGCCTGCCGCGGTAGCCATATTCACGAGACATCCCGACAAAAAAATGATGCGTGGCTTTCTGGCGGGCTGGCTGGTCGCGGCAGTTTTAGGCTTTGCTTTGATCGGAAACTATTTTGATCACTACGCGCTGCCAGTCCTCGTCCCTGCCTGCCTCATCCTCGCCATGCTGTTTGATCAGCCGAAATATGGCGCAATCGCCTTTCTCGTGCTGATCGTTTGGGCTCTGCTTATCGCCAATCTTCGTAACGTGCCGAAGGCGGAAAGCCGTGAACTTGTGTCGGCAATGACGAGGGAGATTAAACCTTACACCGATCGCGGCGCAACATTGTACATCGACGACGCGCCCATGATACTCTATTTGGAAACCGGAGCCCACGCACCTTGGCGTACCCTGTTTCCCTTTCACCTGACCGACGCGACCGAAATCGATGCCGTGGGCGTCGATACGCATGCTGAGATGCGCAAGGTGATCGCCAGTAGCCCCGGCATCATACTTACCTCGTCAGCCGCGTTCACGCCCGTGGTCGATGAGATCAATCGCCAAGCGCTCGATGATCTCATCGACCGCAATTATGTCGTCACGGCCTCTTTCGGACGACCGAACCGACGCTACGCGGTGAATGTCCGGCGCGATCTCATCGACGCCCAACGCTAA
- a CDS encoding ATP synthase F1 subunit epsilon — MASTLHFELVTPEKLVRSDDVHMVVVPGAEGDFGVLAGHSPLMSTVRDGDLSIYKSEGAAPEKIRIEGGFAEVNDKGLTVLAEKAGE, encoded by the coding sequence ATGGCCAGCACCCTCCATTTCGAACTCGTGACGCCTGAGAAGCTGGTGCGCTCCGACGATGTGCACATGGTCGTGGTCCCCGGCGCCGAGGGCGATTTCGGCGTCCTCGCCGGCCACTCGCCCTTAATGTCCACAGTCCGCGACGGCGATCTCTCGATCTATAAATCCGAAGGCGCCGCCCCGGAAAAGATCCGCATCGAAGGTGGTTTTGCCGAAGTGAACGACAAGGGTCTGACGGTACTTGCGGAGAAGGCGGGCGAATAA
- the atpD gene encoding F0F1 ATP synthase subunit beta, translating into MATQLQEKPATTNNVGRISQVIGAVVDVQFDNELPEILNALETDNNGKRLVLEVAQHLGENTVRCIAMDGTDGLTRGQNVTDTGSQIRMPVGPETLGRIMNVVGEPIDERGPINAKATAPIHAEAPEFIDQSTESDILVTGIKVIDLLAPYAKGGKIGLFGGAGVGKTVLIQELINNIAKGHGGTSVFAGVGERTREGNDLYHEFLDANVIAKNEAGEAISEGSKVALVYGQMNEPPGARARVALSGLTIAEYFRDQEGQDVLFFVDNIFRFTQAGSEVSALLGRIPSAVGYQPTLSTDMGQLQERITSTNKGSITSVQAIYVPADDLTDPAPATSFAHLDATTVLNRAISELGIYPAVDPLDSTSRVLEPRVVGQEHYETARAVQETLQKYKSLQDIIAILGMDELSEEDKLTVARARKIQRFLSQPFHVAEVFTNIPGKFVQLEDTIKSFKAVVDGEYDHLPESAFYMVGGIEEAIEKGKKLAEEA; encoded by the coding sequence ATGGCTACCCAGCTTCAAGAGAAACCCGCGACGACCAACAATGTTGGCCGCATCAGCCAGGTGATCGGCGCCGTCGTCGACGTGCAGTTCGACAACGAACTGCCGGAGATCCTGAACGCGCTCGAAACCGATAACAACGGCAAGCGCCTCGTGCTCGAAGTCGCCCAGCATCTCGGTGAGAACACCGTGCGCTGCATCGCCATGGACGGCACCGATGGCCTTACACGCGGCCAGAATGTGACCGACACGGGATCGCAGATCCGCATGCCCGTCGGCCCGGAAACGCTCGGCCGCATCATGAACGTCGTCGGCGAGCCGATCGACGAGCGCGGGCCGATCAACGCGAAGGCCACCGCGCCGATCCACGCCGAAGCGCCGGAATTCATCGACCAGTCGACCGAGAGCGACATTCTGGTCACCGGCATCAAGGTGATCGACCTTCTCGCCCCTTATGCGAAGGGCGGTAAGATCGGCCTGTTCGGCGGCGCGGGCGTCGGCAAGACCGTGCTCATTCAGGAGCTGATCAACAACATCGCGAAGGGCCATGGCGGCACCTCCGTGTTCGCCGGCGTTGGCGAGCGTACCCGCGAGGGTAACGATCTCTATCACGAGTTCCTCGACGCCAACGTCATCGCCAAGAACGAGGCGGGCGAAGCGATTTCCGAAGGCTCCAAAGTGGCGCTGGTCTACGGCCAGATGAACGAGCCCCCGGGCGCGCGTGCCCGCGTGGCACTCTCCGGCCTGACCATCGCGGAGTATTTCCGCGATCAGGAAGGTCAGGACGTGCTGTTCTTCGTCGACAACATCTTCCGCTTTACCCAGGCTGGTTCGGAAGTGTCGGCGCTGCTCGGCCGCATTCCCTCGGCCGTGGGCTATCAGCCCACCCTGTCCACCGACATGGGCCAGCTGCAGGAGCGCATCACCTCCACCAACAAGGGGTCGATCACCTCGGTGCAGGCCATTTACGTGCCCGCGGACGATTTGACCGATCCGGCGCCGGCCACCTCCTTCGCCCACTTGGACGCGACGACCGTGCTCAACCGCGCGATCTCCGAGCTCGGTATCTATCCCGCGGTCGATCCGCTCGATTCCACCAGCCGCGTGCTCGAACCGCGCGTCGTGGGCCAGGAGCATTACGAGACCGCTCGCGCCGTCCAGGAAACGCTGCAGAAGTATAAGAGCCTGCAGGACATTATCGCCATCCTCGGCATGGACGAACTGTCCGAAGAGGATAAGCTGACGGTGGCCCGCGCGCGCAAGATCCAGCGCTTCCTCTCGCAGCCCTTCCACGTGGCCGAGGTGTTCACCAACATCCCGGGCAAGTTCGTGCAGCTCGAAGATACCATCAAGAGCTTCAAGGCGGTGGTCGACGGCGAATATGACCATCTGCCCGAAAGCGCCTTCTACATGGTCGGCGGCATCGAAGAGGCGATTGAAAAGGGCAAGAAGCTCGCCGAAGAGGCCTGA